One Gammaproteobacteria bacterium DNA window includes the following coding sequences:
- the cyoE gene encoding heme o synthase: MNLALKARFNDYLELTKPKVVSLIAFTAIVGMLLAVPGWVPLDRFVFGLLGIWLAAASAAALNHLIDQRADAEMNRTRNRPLPTGHVSGREALVFALTLGVVSMLLLWFLVNPLTAVLTFFSLIGYAVIYTVFLKRATPQNIVIGGAAGAAPPVLGWTAITGEISAEPLLLFLIIFIWTPPHFWALAIHRRDDYARVNIPMLPVTHGIPFTRLQIILYTILLLVVSILPYLIGMSGPIYLVAALV, translated from the coding sequence ATGAATCTTGCCCTGAAAGCCCGTTTCAACGACTACCTGGAGCTGACCAAGCCCAAGGTGGTGTCGCTGATCGCCTTTACCGCCATTGTCGGCATGTTGCTGGCCGTGCCGGGCTGGGTGCCGCTGGATCGCTTCGTGTTCGGCCTGCTGGGTATCTGGCTGGCCGCTGCCTCGGCCGCGGCATTGAACCACCTGATCGACCAGCGCGCCGATGCCGAGATGAACCGCACCCGCAACCGACCGCTGCCGACCGGCCACGTGTCGGGACGCGAAGCGCTGGTGTTTGCGCTGACCCTCGGTGTGGTGTCGATGCTGCTGCTGTGGTTCCTGGTGAATCCGCTCACGGCCGTGCTGACGTTCTTCTCGCTGATCGGCTATGCCGTCATCTACACCGTGTTCCTGAAGCGTGCCACGCCGCAGAACATCGTCATCGGTGGCGCCGCGGGCGCAGCACCACCGGTGCTTGGCTGGACGGCGATTACCGGAGAGATTTCCGCCGAACCCTTGTTGCTGTTCCTGATCATCTTCATCTGGACGCCGCCGCATTTCTGGGCGCTGGCCATCCATCGCCGTGATGACTACGCACGGGTCAATATCCCGATGCTGCCGGTCACCCACGGCATCCCGTTCACGCGCCTGCAGATCATTCTCTACACCATCCTGTTGCTGGTGGTCAGCATCCTGCCGTACCTCATCGGCATGAGTGGCCCGATCTATCTCGTCGCGGCACTGGT
- a CDS encoding COX15/CtaA family protein — protein sequence MKWFSRLALLASMLAWFVVILGAFVRLSDAGLGCPDWPVCYGHLAWPTAEEHVAAANEAYPERPVEVHKAWKEQVHRHLAAMLGVLVLTLALMASWSNSRRRGFIITSAVTAAAGTVLYIVGWPMVSLALSAVAIGLPLYGLFSWKDDWHARHTAGLLALIIFQAMLGMWTVTMLVKPIIVTAHLLGGMATWGLLWLLYLRSRGQLAVNTGNRFAGLRTLTFAALVAVIVQIYLGGWTSTNYAALACPDFPTCQGEWLPAMDLAEGFKPWRGLGVDYEGGVLENEARVGVHYVHRLGAIAVLLIVGSLVFRARRAGQQDGRLRLLGASVGVLLVAQVLLGISVVKYGLPLWLAVAHNGTAALLLASLITLAYALRPVEQ from the coding sequence ATGAAGTGGTTCTCCCGCCTTGCCCTGCTGGCCTCCATGCTGGCCTGGTTCGTGGTCATCCTCGGTGCTTTCGTGCGCCTGTCGGATGCAGGCCTGGGTTGCCCGGACTGGCCGGTCTGCTACGGCCACCTCGCCTGGCCGACAGCGGAAGAGCATGTCGCGGCGGCTAATGAAGCGTATCCGGAGCGACCCGTTGAGGTCCACAAGGCCTGGAAGGAACAGGTCCACCGCCATCTCGCCGCCATGCTTGGCGTGCTGGTGCTGACGCTCGCCCTGATGGCCAGCTGGTCGAACTCGCGGCGCCGCGGCTTCATCATCACTTCGGCGGTCACCGCCGCGGCCGGAACGGTGCTGTACATCGTCGGCTGGCCCATGGTGTCGCTGGCCCTGTCGGCGGTGGCCATCGGCCTGCCGCTGTATGGCCTGTTCAGTTGGAAAGACGACTGGCATGCGCGCCATACGGCTGGCCTGCTGGCCCTCATCATTTTCCAGGCCATGCTGGGCATGTGGACGGTCACCATGCTGGTGAAGCCCATCATCGTGACGGCGCACCTGCTGGGTGGCATGGCGACCTGGGGCTTGTTGTGGCTGCTGTACCTCCGCTCACGAGGCCAACTGGCCGTGAACACCGGTAACCGCTTTGCTGGCCTGCGCACGCTGACTTTCGCGGCGTTGGTTGCGGTCATCGTGCAGATCTACCTCGGTGGTTGGACCAGCACCAATTACGCAGCGCTGGCCTGCCCGGATTTTCCGACCTGCCAGGGCGAGTGGCTGCCTGCGATGGACCTGGCCGAGGGCTTCAAGCCCTGGCGCGGCCTCGGCGTTGACTACGAGGGCGGCGTGCTGGAGAACGAGGCGCGCGTGGGCGTGCATTACGTGCACCGTCTGGGCGCGATTGCCGTGCTCCTGATTGTCGGCAGCCTGGTGTTCCGTGCCCGACGGGCAGGGCAGCAGGATGGCAGGCTGCGGCTGCTGGGCGCATCGGTTGGTGTCCTGCTCGTTGCCCAGGTCCTGCTGGGCATCAGCGTGGTCAAGTACGGCCTGCCGCTGTGGCTGGCGGTCGCGCACAACGGCACGGCAGCCCTGCTGTTGGCGTCGTTGATCACGCTCGCGTACGCTCTCAGGCCTGTAGAACAGTGA
- a CDS encoding SURF1 family protein produces MTRNSDKQTLLILAVLVPAVFAGLVSLSWWQLQRGNDKAALHRAFDSTAGMQELAAPSHADLAEAGLYSDVSLAGHYMTDRQFLLDNMNGSGGAGYHVLTPFRIEGSDAVVLVDRGWVRKDFGAALPAIDVGAGARKVSGKLAPLPRPGLVLPAEEASGWPRVVQFSSLEVLAGQLGEPLGEFILLLAASDGDGFERDWQPPGLLPERHYAYAFQWGALALTWVTIFVVLAVRRQRRKRSTTESE; encoded by the coding sequence ATGACTCGCAATTCAGACAAGCAGACGCTGTTGATTCTTGCAGTGCTTGTACCCGCCGTATTTGCCGGGCTGGTGTCGCTGTCCTGGTGGCAGTTGCAGCGCGGCAACGACAAGGCGGCATTGCACCGCGCGTTCGACTCGACCGCCGGCATGCAGGAGCTGGCTGCGCCGAGCCATGCAGACCTGGCCGAAGCAGGCCTGTACTCGGACGTCAGCCTGGCGGGCCATTACATGACGGACAGGCAGTTCCTGCTCGACAACATGAATGGCAGTGGCGGCGCCGGCTATCACGTCCTGACGCCGTTTCGCATCGAGGGCTCGGATGCCGTCGTGCTGGTCGATCGTGGCTGGGTAAGGAAGGACTTCGGCGCGGCGTTGCCGGCGATCGACGTCGGAGCTGGTGCGCGCAAGGTATCCGGCAAGCTGGCGCCGTTGCCACGACCCGGCCTGGTGTTGCCAGCAGAAGAGGCGAGCGGCTGGCCGCGCGTGGTGCAGTTTTCCAGCCTTGAAGTCCTGGCAGGCCAGCTCGGCGAGCCCCTGGGTGAGTTCATCCTGTTGCTGGCGGCGAGCGACGGCGACGGCTTCGAACGTGACTGGCAGCCACCCGGCCTGCTGCCTGAACGGCATTATGCCTATGCCTTCCAGTGGGGAGCGCTGGCATTGACCTGGGTAACGATTTTCGTGGTGCTGGCGGTTCGTCGCCAGCGTCGCAAGCGAAGCACAACGGAGAGCGAATGA
- a CDS encoding twin transmembrane helix small protein has translation MKLLVVVVFLGILYSLGSAMITLVKKPGPEEDSKKMVKALTWRIGLSIGLFLFIFVAYHLGWIQPNR, from the coding sequence ATGAAACTGCTCGTTGTTGTCGTCTTTCTCGGTATTCTCTACTCGCTGGGCTCCGCCATGATCACGCTGGTGAAAAAGCCCGGGCCAGAGGAAGACAGCAAGAAAATGGTCAAGGCCCTGACCTGGCGCATCGGCCTGTCGATCGGCCTGTTCCTGTTCATCTTCGTGGCCTATCACCTCGGCTGGATCCAGCCCAACCGCTAA